Proteins encoded together in one Telopea speciosissima isolate NSW1024214 ecotype Mountain lineage chromosome 4, Tspe_v1, whole genome shotgun sequence window:
- the LOC122658976 gene encoding receptor-like protein kinase 7 — MRRVFLCPSPPSTPAMSATGFPRRRVSRRLSFPPLFLFFFLSLFCVSQSDDLDILMKFKAAFQKSNTHVFDSWTSNNNPCNFTGVYCNSGGSVISIELGNRNLVGVLPVDSLCQLQSLQKLDLGLNFLYGTIADGLRNCSHLRYLNLESNSFLGAVPDLSTLTQLELLCLNNSGLSGPFPWSSLANMTNLALLSVGDNIFDRAPFPMEVLKLKKLYWLYLTNCSIEGEIPKGIGNLTGLINLELAYNFLSGEIPADIVKLTKLWQLELYSNELTGKFPPGFGNLTSLNNLDASGNHLEGDLSELRSLTQLVSLQLFDNQFSGGVPEEFGDFKHLVNLSLYNNQFTGPLPQKLGSWADFDFIDVSENYLTGPIPPEMCKNGKMRGLLMLQNNFTGQIPANYANCTSMVRFRVNINSLSGTVPAGLWGLPNVYIIDLTMNQFEGPLTSEIANAKSLGQLSLGSNRFSGNLPSEITEASFLGSIDLSSNEISGEIPSSIGELQNLNRLYLQNNQLSGSIPISLGSCKSLNEINLAANSLSGSIPSSLGSLPSLNSLNLSDNELSGQIPSSLSSPKLSLLDLSNNQLSGSIPQSLSINAYNGSFAGNPGLCSSKINYFRRCSSDSRKVAIGTIVSCFVVGAAVLVVSVGCFFFLKKKQKENQDLTLWRDSSWDVKSFHVMSFNEHDILDSIKQENLIGKGGSGNVYKVVVGDGRKLAVKHIWNNSTESGDRRSNRSSTAMLKRRSGLEKEFEAEVATLSSIRHVNVVKLYCSITSEDSSLLVYEYLPNGSLWDRLHTCQKVEMDWEARYEIAVGAAMGLEYLHHGCERPVIHRDVKSSNILLDEFLKPRIADFGLAKIVQASGATKDSSSTPVIAGTHGYIAPEYAYTSKVNEKSDVYSFGVVLMELVTGKRPLEPEFGDNKDIVYWVNGRVGSRERVMGMVDPNISEFKEDAVKVLKIATLCTARLPTVRPSMRTVVQMLEDAEPCKLISIAVTKEDDHCSNTTSTIFSKNYSSKKKRVLVD, encoded by the exons ATGAGAAGGGTCTTTCTCtgtccttctcctccttcaacGCCCGCCATGTCGGCGACTGGTTTTCCCCGGCGACGAGTCTCTCGCCGGTTATCTtttccacctctcttccttttcttcttcctatctcttTTCTGTGTCAGCCAATCAGACGATCTTGATATCCTGATGAAATTCAAGGCTGCGTTTCAGAAATCCAACACTCATGTCTTCGATTCATGGACGTCAAACAATAACCCTTGCAATTTCACCGGAGTTTACTGCAACTCTGGGGGATCGGTAATTAGTATTGAACTGGGTAACAGAAATCTGGTTGGAGTTCTTCCTGTTGATTCTCTCTGCCAACTTCAATCCCTGCAGAAATTGGATCTCGGATTGAACTTCCTGTATGGAACTATTGCAGACGGTTTGAGGAATTGCAGTCACTTGCGCTACTTAAATCTCGAGTCTAATTCCTTCTTAGGAGCAGTCCCTGATTTGTCCACTCTCACACAGTTAGAGCTCCTGTGTTTGAATAACAGTGGGTTATCTGGTCCTTTTCCATGGAGTTCATTGGCGAACATGACAAATCTAGCCCTTTTGAGTGTTGGGGATAATATCTTCGACAGGGCTCCATTCCCTATGGAGGTTTTGAAGCTGAAGAAATTGTATTGGCTGTATCTCACAAATTGCAGCATCGAAGGAGAGATTCCAAAGGGTATCGGGAATCTCACAGGGCTCATCAACCTAGAACTCGCTTACAATTTTCTATCTGGCGAGATTCCGGCAGATATCGTGAAGCTTACGAAGCTGTGGCAACTGGAGCTGTATAGTAACGAACTGACCGGGAAATTCCCACCTGGATTCGGAAACCTCACCAGTCTCAATAACTTGGACGCCTCAGGTAATCATCTCGAAGGTGACCTCTCAGAACTGAGATCCTTAACCCAGCTTGTCTCTCTACAGCTCTTCGACAATCAATTCTCAGGTGGGGTCCCAGAGGAATTCGGAGATTTCAAGCATCTTGTGAACCTCTCGCTCTACAACAATCAGTTCACCGGCCCTCTCCCTCAGAAACTTGGGTCTTGGGCAGACTTCGATTTCATCGATGTCTCCGAGAACTATTTGACAGGTCCGATTCCGCCGGAGATGTGTAAGAACGGCAAGATGAGGGGATTGCTCATGTTGCAGAACAATTTCACTGGACAAATCCCAGCCAACTATGCGAATTGTACCTCAATGGTTCGCTTTCGGGTGAACATCAACTCTCTTTCCGGTACCGTACCTGCAGGGTTGTGGGGTTTGCCGAATGTCTACATCATCGATCTCACCATGAACCAATTCGAAGGTCCTCTGACATCTGAAATTGCAAACGCCAAATCCCTCGGTCAGTTATCCCTAGGAAGCAATAGATTTTCCGGGAACTTACCCTCCGAAATCACAGAAGCATCTTTTCTGGGTTCGATCGACTTGAGCTCTAATGAGATTTCCGGCGAGATACCGTCGAGTATCGGAGAGCTACAGAATCTCAATCGTCTATATTTACAGAACAACCAACTCTCTGGATCGATCCCGATCTCTTTAGGCTCATGCAAGTCTCTCAATGAGATAAACTTAGCAGCAAATTCACTCTCAGGTTCTATTCCTTCGTCTCTGGGTTCATTACCGTCGCTCAATTCGTTAAACCTATCGGACAACGAGCTCTCGGGACAAATCCCTTCGAGTTTATCATCCCCGAAGCTAAGCCTCCTCGACTTGTCCAACAACCAGTTAAGCGGTTCAATACCGCAGTCACTCTCTATAAACGCATATAACGGTAGCTTCGCCGGAAACCCCGGTCTCTGTAGCtcgaagatcaattatttccgGCGTTGTTCATCGGATTCCCGAAAAGTGGCGATCGGAACGATTGTATCTTGCTTCGTAGTGGGAGCAGCCGTATTGGTGGTCTCAGTGGGTTGCTTCTTTTTCctgaagaagaagcagaaagaaAATCAGGACCTTACATTGTGGAGGGATTCTTCTTGGGATGTGAAATCGTTCCATGTGATGAGCTTCAACGAACACGATATATTGGATTCGATCAAACAGGAGAATTTGATCGGGAAAGGTGGGTCCGGCAACGTTTATAAAGTGGTAGTGGGCGATGGTAGAAAACTGGCAGTGAAACACATATGGAATAATAGTACAGAATCAGGCGATCGGAGAAGCAACAGGAGCAGCACGGCGATGCTGAAGCGGAGGAGCGGATTAGAGAAGGAGTTCGAGGCGGAGGTGGCGACGCTGAGTTCTATACGCCACGTAAACGTGGTGAAGTTGTATTGCAGTATCACGAGCGAAGATTCCAGTCTATTGGTGTACGAGTACTTGCCCAACGGGAGCTTATGGGACCGTCTGCACACGTGTCAGAAGGTGGAGATGGATTGGGAGGCGCGTTACGAGATCGCTGTGGGGGCAGCCATGGGGTTGGAGTATCTGCACCACGGGTGCGAGAGGCCGGTGATACACCGTGACGTGAAGTCTAGCAACATATTACTAGACGAGTTCTTGAAGCCCCGAATCGCCGATTTCGGACTCGCCAAGATCGTTCAGGCGAGCGGCGCCACCAAAGACTCGTCTTCCACCCCTGTCATCGCCGGCACTCACGGTTACATCGCCCctg AGTACGCGTACACGAGCAAAGTGAATGAGAAGAGCGATGTGTACAGCTTCGGGGTGGTGTTAATGGAGCTGGTGACAGGGAAGAGGCCACTGGAGCCGGAATTCGGAGACAACAAGGACATAGTTTACTGGGTGAACGGAAGGGTTGGAAGCAGAGAGCGCGTGATGGGGATGGTGGATCCAAACATATCTGAGTTCAAGGAAGACGCTGTGAAGGTGTTGAAGATTGCGACGCTGTGTACGGCGAGGCTACCGACGGTTAGGCCGTCCATGAGAACGGTGGTTCAGATGTTGGAGGACGCTGAGCCTTGCAAACTCATTAGCATTGCCGTCACAAAAGAAGATGACCATTGCTCTAATACTACTAGTACCATTTTCAGTAAAAATTACAGTAGTAAGAAAAAGAGAGTATTAGTggattaa